The following are encoded together in the Poseidonibacter lekithochrous genome:
- a CDS encoding winged helix-turn-helix domain-containing protein, with product MIKISNHDIRLLWLKSNGLLNTNNQKLDVLQIIKELGFVQLDSIPNVTRAHHHILWSRNKKYKEYMLDDLLLEKGNIFEHFTHDASVLPVEFYPFWKGHFKRTKERLDKSKYYKDILDDEGIESILTKIKSQGAVHSQDFDNSTKVEKSMWSRSTYKTTLDYMWYCGILATAHRKSFRKYYNLSENIIPNDILKQDISESEQINWLCMEALNRMSVASAKEIKNFWGSLSTKEVNTWIKENEENLVKVQWENSEGKYINSFAPLDIEDRLEDLKNSKSNSKIRIINPFDPAIRDRVRFKNIFDFDYKIEIFVPKEKRIWGYYVYPILQGNKFIGRIELKADRKAKSLDVLNFWKEDDVGWNEKQQLKLDEELTSLALLVDIKNVNWLK from the coding sequence ATGATAAAAATTTCGAATCATGATATTAGACTTTTATGGTTAAAATCAAATGGCTTACTAAATACAAACAATCAAAAACTAGATGTATTACAAATTATTAAAGAACTAGGTTTTGTTCAACTAGACTCAATCCCAAATGTAACAAGAGCACATCATCATATATTGTGGTCAAGAAACAAAAAATATAAAGAATATATGTTAGATGATTTACTTTTGGAAAAAGGGAATATTTTTGAGCACTTTACTCATGATGCTTCTGTATTACCCGTAGAGTTCTATCCCTTTTGGAAAGGTCATTTCAAAAGAACAAAAGAAAGACTTGATAAATCAAAATACTATAAAGATATTTTAGATGATGAAGGTATTGAGAGTATTTTAACTAAAATCAAAAGTCAAGGTGCAGTACATTCCCAAGACTTTGACAATAGTACAAAAGTTGAAAAAAGTATGTGGTCTAGGTCTACTTATAAAACTACACTAGATTATATGTGGTATTGTGGAATACTCGCAACTGCCCATAGAAAAAGCTTTCGAAAGTATTATAATTTGAGTGAAAATATAATTCCTAATGATATTTTAAAACAAGACATAAGTGAAAGTGAACAAATAAACTGGCTTTGCATGGAAGCTCTTAATAGAATGAGTGTCGCAAGTGCAAAAGAGATAAAAAACTTTTGGGGTTCATTAAGTACAAAAGAAGTAAATACTTGGATTAAAGAAAACGAAGAAAATTTAGTGAAAGTCCAATGGGAAAATAGTGAAGGAAAATATATCAATAGTTTCGCTCCTCTTGATATAGAAGATAGACTAGAAGATTTAAAAAACTCAAAATCAAACTCAAAAATACGTATAATAAATCCCTTTGACCCTGCAATCAGAGATAGAGTAAGATTCAAAAATATATTTGATTTTGATTATAAAATAGAGATATTTGTACCAAAAGAAAAAAGAATATGGGGATATTATGTATATCCAATATTACAAGGCAACAAATTTATAGGTAGAATTGAACTAAAAGCAGATAGAAAAGCTAAGAGCTTAGATGTTTTAAATTTTTGGAAAGAAGATGATGTTGGTTGGAATGAAAAACAACAATTGAAACTAGATGAAGAATTGACAAGTCTTGCTTTGTTAGTTGATATAAAAAATGTAAATTGGTTAAAATAA
- a CDS encoding RidA family protein codes for MFEPIGPYNHIAKAGPFITISGTPGIDPETSQMAGDDAYSQSKQIVRNFRSMLADVDASLEDIMHVHVFLVNVEDFAEMNRAYAEEFGSHCPTRTVICVADLPKKGALMTMNATAYKDNKN; via the coding sequence ATGTTTGAACCAATTGGTCCATATAATCACATCGCAAAAGCAGGTCCTTTTATAACTATCTCTGGTACTCCAGGTATTGACCCTGAAACATCGCAAATGGCTGGGGATGATGCGTATAGTCAATCGAAACAAATCGTACGAAATTTCCGTTCTATGCTTGCGGATGTAGATGCTTCACTTGAAGACATAATGCATGTACATGTATTTCTTGTAAATGTTGAAGATTTTGCTGAAATGAATCGAGCTTATGCAGAAGAATTTGGCTCTCATTGTCCAACACGTACAGTAATTTGTGTAGCTGATCTTCCAAAAAAAGGTGCATTAATGACAATGAATGCAACTGCTTATAAAGATAATAAAAACTAA
- a CDS encoding DUF1853 family protein, producing the protein MNNLKTQFLGFMNTPSLFTELNGLNQIQLDIDEIKDFDFSQLNVVDNLTMGVRIERFFEFYIQQSKNYDLIKNNIQIINNKQTLGELDFIIYDKKANKYLHVEHVYKFYLYDDSIPSEIDRYIGPNKNDTFVKKLAKLKNKQLPLLHKDETQEYLDGLDTDSFEQKICLKGNIFVPLHLLGKDIPVINNSCVRGFYISREEFVGQEQYKEFEYFLPSRDDWISDCSTCNTWISFDKAVEEIDLLLVREKSPLVWLKNKKDNTTQSFFVTWWKNKKLLVQ; encoded by the coding sequence ATGAATAATTTAAAAACCCAATTTTTAGGCTTTATGAATACACCTTCTTTATTCACAGAACTAAATGGTCTAAATCAAATACAACTAGATATAGATGAAATAAAAGACTTTGATTTTTCTCAATTAAATGTCGTAGATAATCTAACTATGGGAGTTCGAATAGAGCGTTTCTTTGAGTTTTATATCCAACAGTCAAAAAACTACGATTTAATTAAAAACAATATCCAAATCATAAATAACAAACAAACCCTTGGGGAATTGGACTTTATTATCTATGATAAAAAAGCCAATAAGTATTTACATGTTGAGCATGTATACAAGTTTTATTTATATGATGATTCTATTCCTTCTGAAATAGATAGATACATAGGTCCGAATAAAAACGATACCTTTGTAAAAAAACTAGCCAAACTAAAAAACAAACAACTTCCATTATTACATAAAGACGAAACCCAAGAGTATTTAGATGGTTTAGATACAGATTCGTTTGAGCAAAAGATTTGTCTTAAAGGGAATATATTTGTTCCTCTTCATTTATTAGGAAAAGATATACCTGTTATCAATAACTCTTGTGTAAGAGGCTTTTATATAAGTCGTGAAGAGTTTGTAGGTCAAGAGCAATATAAAGAGTTTGAATACTTCTTACCATCTCGTGATGATTGGATTAGTGATTGTAGTACTTGTAATACATGGATTTCTTTTGATAAAGCAGTTGAGGAAATAGATTTATTATTAGTTAGAGAAAAATCTCCACTTGTTTGGCTAAAAAATAAAAAAGATAATACTACTCAAAGCTTTTTTGTTACTTGGTGGAAGAATAAGAAATTATTAGTTCAATGA
- a CDS encoding cupin domain-containing protein, which produces MKINIKEKFSLFSEEWTPKIITQSNGQLVKIAKGSGELVWHKHVNEDELFIVFKGELTLQLKTENIVLSEGEMYVVPKGVEHCPIAKDDTHFMMIEPASTAHTGDLESDVTVSSNNQEWI; this is translated from the coding sequence ATGAAGATAAATATAAAAGAAAAATTCTCGCTTTTTTCAGAAGAGTGGACACCTAAAATAATAACTCAATCTAATGGTCAACTTGTAAAAATCGCAAAAGGAAGTGGTGAACTTGTTTGGCATAAACATGTTAATGAAGATGAACTTTTTATAGTTTTCAAAGGTGAACTGACTTTACAATTAAAAACAGAAAATATAGTTTTATCAGAAGGTGAGATGTATGTAGTTCCTAAAGGAGTTGAACATTGTCCTATTGCCAAGGATGATACTCATTTTATGATGATAGAACCTGCTAGTACGGCGCATACTGGAGATTTGGAAAGTGATGTTACAGTAAGTAGTAATAATCAAGAATGGATTTGA
- the guaA gene encoding glutamine-hydrolyzing GMP synthase translates to MKHVPIVVLDFGSQYTQIIARKLRESGVYSEIVPYSESIEDIMARTPKGIILSGGPASVYAEDSYHPDATVFELGLPILGICYGMQLISQHFGGSVIPADHHEYGKAKLDFKKENPIFKDTTDGQIVWMSHGDKVENIPAGFEQIATSENSPYAAIANTDRNVYAFQFHPEVYHSDEGSKLLKNFAKHICGCESTWNMGSFAKEQINKIKKQVGDKKVLCGVSGGVDSSVVATLLAEAIGDQLVPVFVDNGLLRANERPQVEAMFKARGVPLITVDASEQFLTKLEGVTDPETKRKIIGETFIEVFDTEAKKHDGIEFLAQGTLYTDVIESVSVKGPSKTIKSHHNVGGLPDWMTFELIEPLREIFKDEVRLLGLELGLPRDMIGRHPFPGPGLAIRVMGDVNSPDLEILRKADTIMLDVLHATGYYDKTWQAFTVLLNVKSVGVMGDNRTYDNTVCVRIVEATDGMTATFAYIPHDILETISRRIINEVDGINRVVYDISSKPPATIEWE, encoded by the coding sequence ATGAAACATGTACCAATAGTAGTTTTAGATTTTGGTAGTCAATATACACAGATTATTGCTAGAAAACTTAGAGAATCAGGTGTGTATTCTGAGATTGTACCATACTCTGAAAGTATTGAAGATATTATGGCAAGAACTCCTAAAGGAATTATTCTTTCAGGTGGTCCAGCTTCTGTTTATGCTGAGGATTCTTATCATCCAGACGCTACAGTATTTGAGCTAGGTCTTCCAATTCTTGGAATCTGTTATGGTATGCAGCTTATTTCTCAACACTTCGGTGGATCAGTAATTCCTGCGGATCACCATGAGTACGGAAAAGCTAAATTAGACTTCAAAAAAGAAAACCCAATTTTCAAAGACACAACTGACGGTCAAATCGTTTGGATGTCACATGGAGATAAAGTAGAAAATATTCCTGCTGGTTTTGAACAAATTGCTACAAGTGAAAACTCACCATACGCAGCAATTGCAAATACTGATAGAAACGTATATGCATTCCAATTCCACCCAGAAGTATATCATTCAGATGAAGGTTCAAAACTTCTTAAAAACTTCGCAAAACACATTTGTGGTTGTGAATCAACTTGGAACATGGGTTCTTTTGCAAAAGAGCAAATTAACAAAATCAAAAAACAAGTTGGAGACAAAAAAGTATTATGTGGTGTATCTGGTGGGGTTGACTCATCTGTTGTTGCTACATTATTAGCTGAAGCTATTGGTGATCAATTAGTTCCAGTATTTGTTGATAATGGTTTATTAAGAGCAAACGAAAGACCTCAAGTTGAAGCTATGTTCAAAGCAAGAGGTGTTCCTTTAATTACTGTTGATGCATCTGAGCAATTCCTTACTAAATTAGAAGGTGTTACAGATCCAGAAACAAAAAGAAAAATCATCGGTGAAACATTCATCGAAGTATTTGACACAGAAGCTAAAAAACACGATGGTATCGAGTTCTTAGCACAAGGTACTTTATATACTGACGTTATTGAGTCTGTATCTGTAAAAGGACCTTCAAAAACTATCAAATCTCACCATAATGTTGGTGGTCTTCCTGATTGGATGACATTTGAGTTAATCGAGCCATTAAGAGAAATCTTCAAAGATGAAGTAAGATTACTTGGATTAGAGCTTGGATTACCAAGAGATATGATTGGAAGACATCCTTTCCCTGGACCAGGATTAGCTATTAGAGTTATGGGTGACGTTAATTCTCCTGACTTAGAAATCCTAAGAAAAGCTGACACTATTATGTTAGACGTATTACATGCAACTGGTTACTATGATAAAACATGGCAAGCATTTACAGTATTATTAAACGTAAAATCAGTAGGTGTTATGGGTGATAACAGAACTTATGATAACACTGTGTGTGTTAGAATCGTAGAAGCAACTGATGGTATGACTGCAACATTTGCATACATTCCTCATGATATCTTAGAAACAATCTCAAGAAGAATCATCAACGAAGTTGATGGGATTAATAGAGTTGTTTATGATATTTCTTCAAAACCACCAGCAACTATCGAGTGGGAATAA